A DNA window from Pueribacillus theae contains the following coding sequences:
- the spoIID gene encoding stage II sporulation protein D: protein MKRILLYLSLLTTIVILIPTLIVLPFSSSEKQKSDIQTKVAEPEQEEEKIDIPVYRTLKKEVENVPLESYVAGVLSSEMPANFELEALKAQALAARTYIVKQLLHPAEMNLPEGAVVTDTPLHQVYLSHDELKELWGKDFQWKYERIQKAVQETKGKILTYDNQPITASFFSTSNGFTENAEDYWENELPYLKSVASPWDKVSPKFQSSETMPVKAFEEKLGISLSKEKNTGTIMKRTEGKRIAEIKIGDKTFTGREVREKLELNSTDFSIERKGNTVSIYTKGYGHGVGMSQYGANGMAKEGRKAEEIVAHYYKGIEISNIEPFESKLIVKN, encoded by the coding sequence ATGAAACGAATTTTACTCTATTTATCTTTATTAACAACAATTGTCATTCTTATACCTACTTTAATCGTTCTTCCTTTTTCCTCAAGCGAAAAACAGAAAAGCGACATCCAAACAAAAGTGGCGGAACCTGAACAAGAAGAAGAAAAAATTGATATTCCTGTGTATCGCACATTAAAAAAAGAAGTAGAAAATGTCCCGCTTGAAAGCTACGTAGCTGGGGTTCTCTCTTCAGAAATGCCGGCAAACTTTGAACTGGAGGCACTTAAAGCCCAAGCATTGGCAGCAAGAACGTACATTGTAAAACAGCTGCTTCATCCTGCAGAAATGAATTTACCGGAAGGGGCAGTTGTAACAGATACTCCTCTTCACCAAGTTTACCTCAGTCATGACGAACTAAAAGAACTTTGGGGAAAAGATTTCCAATGGAAATATGAACGCATTCAAAAAGCGGTTCAAGAAACGAAAGGAAAAATTCTAACGTATGACAATCAGCCAATAACAGCATCGTTCTTTTCAACGAGCAACGGATTCACAGAAAATGCAGAAGATTATTGGGAAAATGAACTTCCTTATTTAAAAAGCGTGGCAAGTCCGTGGGATAAAGTATCGCCTAAATTTCAGTCAAGCGAAACAATGCCTGTCAAAGCATTTGAAGAAAAGCTTGGCATCTCACTTTCAAAAGAAAAAAACACCGGTACCATTATGAAACGGACAGAAGGGAAACGGATTGCAGAAATTAAAATTGGAGATAAAACATTTACAGGCCGTGAAGTAAGGGAAAAGCTTGAACTGAATTCGACAGACTTTTCCATTGAACGGAAGGGGAATACCGTTTCAATTTACACAAAAGGCTATGGGCACGGTGTTGGCATGAGCCAATACGGAGCGAATGGCATGGCAAAGGAAGGGAGAAAAGCAGAAGAAATCGTTGCACATTACTACAAAGGCATCGAAATTTCCAACATCGAACCATTTGAAAGCAAATTAATTGTTAAAAATTAA
- the murA gene encoding UDP-N-acetylglucosamine 1-carboxyvinyltransferase, with protein MEKIIVRGGRRLEGSVKVEGAKNAVLPVIAASILAKEGISIINDVPTLADVYTIKEVLENLNCGITFENNQIIVDATDALKTEAPFESVRKMRASFLIMGPLLARRGHARIALPGGCAIGSRPIDQHLKGFEAMGAKVQIGNGFIEAFVDGKLKAAKIYLDFPSVGATENIMMAATLAEGTTIIENVAKEPEIVCLANYLNAMGAKVRGAGTGTIRIEGVKELIGATHTVICDRIEAGTFMAAAAITGGDVFIEGAVSEHLRPLIAKMEEMGVTIIEKENGIRVIGPEELKPVDIKTMPHPGFPTDMQSQMMALLLKAKGTSVVTETVFENRFMHVEEFRRMNGNIKIEGRSAIVKGCCNLQGAEVAATDLRAGAALIIAGLVAEGCTRVVELHHIDRGYVNLTEKLASLGANIERVIEEPVPVKEKEAIPQSKPAILKVNPNFA; from the coding sequence TTGGAAAAAATCATTGTCCGTGGTGGTAGACGGCTGGAAGGCTCCGTCAAAGTGGAAGGGGCAAAAAATGCCGTTTTGCCAGTAATAGCTGCATCAATATTAGCAAAAGAAGGCATCAGCATTATTAATGATGTGCCTACCCTTGCAGATGTATATACAATCAAAGAAGTGCTGGAAAACTTAAATTGCGGAATTACATTCGAAAATAACCAAATCATTGTAGACGCAACAGACGCCTTAAAGACGGAAGCTCCGTTTGAATCGGTAAGAAAGATGCGCGCATCTTTTCTTATCATGGGACCTCTCCTTGCAAGACGCGGTCACGCCCGAATTGCATTGCCAGGGGGTTGTGCAATTGGGTCGCGACCAATCGATCAGCATTTAAAGGGTTTTGAAGCGATGGGCGCTAAGGTACAGATCGGCAATGGCTTCATCGAAGCCTTTGTTGACGGAAAACTAAAAGCAGCCAAAATCTACCTCGACTTCCCTAGCGTCGGTGCAACGGAAAACATTATGATGGCAGCAACACTTGCAGAAGGCACGACAATCATTGAAAATGTCGCAAAAGAGCCCGAAATTGTCTGTCTTGCGAATTATTTAAATGCAATGGGTGCAAAAGTGAGAGGTGCAGGAACAGGAACAATCCGGATAGAAGGGGTCAAGGAGCTTATCGGTGCGACGCACACTGTCATCTGTGATCGGATTGAAGCGGGGACGTTTATGGCCGCTGCCGCGATTACAGGTGGAGACGTATTTATTGAAGGGGCCGTTTCCGAACATTTACGTCCGTTGATCGCCAAAATGGAAGAAATGGGCGTGACAATTATTGAAAAAGAAAATGGGATTCGTGTCATCGGCCCTGAAGAATTAAAGCCGGTCGATATTAAAACAATGCCCCACCCAGGTTTTCCAACAGATATGCAGTCTCAAATGATGGCTCTTTTATTGAAAGCAAAAGGCACAAGCGTCGTCACTGAAACGGTGTTTGAAAATCGCTTCATGCATGTTGAAGAATTTCGCCGAATGAATGGCAATATTAAAATTGAAGGGCGTTCAGCTATTGTAAAAGGCTGCTGCAACTTACAAGGTGCAGAAGTTGCTGCAACAGATTTAAGAGCCGGTGCCGCCCTCATTATTGCAGGCCTCGTCGCTGAAGGCTGTACAAGAGTTGTTGAACTGCATCACATCGATCGCGGCTATGTGAATCTGACCGAAAAACTTGCATCATTGGGTGCAAATATTGAACGGGTAATCGAAGAACCAGTTCCAGTGAAAGAGAAAGAAGCCATCCCTCAAAGCAAACCAGCCATTTTAAAAGTAAATCCAAATTTTGCTTAA